In Halarcobacter bivalviorum, a genomic segment contains:
- a CDS encoding helix-turn-helix domain-containing protein has product MDKISKIEYFDIFEEIKTIKNPFSRENFICNVKPEYGLGNYVGYDSGSGIAFFLSSFLLNQNKILIERSNVAGAVLIFNLGNNYSFTFEDNSTFELKKNSYFLGFCSDKFLVDVSIKKSAKYNMLTIGIKEELFLKLAHNLKNLNEKMKEAKNKNYAIVEGGQIDPEQKEILSAFSKKSKDEYLLTDLNLESKTMNLIEYTIKKIISNINSTYNLDKSIINSLEKAKKLINESYFENLTIKEIAYKSAINECYLKKDFKKYYGMTVYEMLQKQRLNKAKELLQEDFTVKEVCSKVGYKHLGNFSKLFQHYFNISPSKYKKEFN; this is encoded by the coding sequence ATGGACAAAATTAGTAAAATTGAATACTTTGATATCTTTGAAGAGATAAAAACAATCAAAAATCCTTTTTCAAGAGAAAACTTTATATGTAATGTTAAACCTGAATATGGGTTAGGCAATTATGTTGGCTATGATTCAGGAAGTGGTATTGCTTTTTTTCTTAGTAGCTTTTTATTAAACCAAAACAAAATCTTAATTGAAAGATCAAATGTTGCAGGTGCAGTTTTAATTTTTAATCTTGGGAATAACTACTCTTTTACCTTTGAGGATAACTCAACTTTTGAACTTAAAAAAAACTCTTATTTTTTAGGCTTTTGTTCAGATAAATTTCTTGTCGATGTTAGCATAAAAAAAAGTGCTAAATACAATATGTTAACAATTGGAATTAAAGAAGAACTATTTTTAAAACTTGCTCATAATCTAAAAAACTTAAATGAAAAGATGAAAGAAGCTAAAAATAAAAATTATGCAATTGTTGAAGGGGGTCAAATAGACCCTGAACAAAAAGAGATTTTATCTGCCTTTTCTAAAAAATCTAAAGATGAATACTTACTTACAGATTTAAATCTTGAATCAAAAACAATGAATCTAATTGAATACACAATTAAAAAAATAATCTCAAATATAAACTCAACATATAATTTAGATAAAAGTATAATTAACTCTTTAGAAAAAGCAAAAAAACTAATAAATGAATCTTATTTTGAAAACCTTACAATAAAAGAGATTGCATACAAATCAGCAATAAATGAATGTTATTTAAAAAAAGATTTTAAAAAGTATTATGGCATGACTGTATATGAGATGTTACAAAAACAAAGACTTAATAAAGCAAAAGAGCTTTTACAAGAAGATTTTACAGTAAAAGAGGTTTGCTCAAAAGTTGGATATAAACACTTAGGTAACTTCAGTAAACTCTTTCAGCACTATTTTAATATCTCTCCTAGTAAATATAAAAAAGAATTTAACTAA
- a CDS encoding PepSY-associated TM helix domain-containing protein → MEESKSKLFKQRLFRIHIAAGVTFSILMYIAIFFGVFAILLPYIKTWEKPSRHIEKVDITKIDYNYMIKEALKEPNYPKNNLMINLPGNMEDPAVVITHRFAKPLAFNPKTNEKLNNETKEQTHLAEFLNELHYGQPLKVIGRVSFGLVAVGTMVLIITGLILITIMKFKNQGKTQQAVFSKIHVKVFTWAFIPFFLITLSGAVMNVGLISSAPMAKILTKGEANAIDGVVGTILFPQAKPLKKAEINQPMLPISELLIKAKKINPQLDLKQVRLINWNDKTAQVEIIGYNPYKPFLNGGIFNKPSITLSATTAELIKEQKVMDKIWPVFVAEGLFFLHFLFGIDIFSRLAVAIIMSFCALAIGFGVMLYLEKKAKKYDGKITFYHWLGKLCLASMIGVIPATASLFVLQWALPFDLQDRVLWQQGIFYNVWLFTLFWSFFRINSYKASKEFLFLGGILFILSTFFHTINSNFSPSDLYINGMGNILGVNIGLLLFGTLLIYISKKLPKEREEAKQFWKIKAKQ, encoded by the coding sequence ATGGAAGAATCAAAATCAAAATTATTTAAACAAAGACTATTTAGAATCCATATAGCAGCTGGAGTAACTTTTTCTATACTTATGTATATTGCAATCTTTTTTGGAGTATTTGCTATCTTACTTCCTTATATTAAAACTTGGGAAAAACCCTCAAGACATATTGAAAAGGTTGATATTACAAAAATTGATTATAACTACATGATTAAAGAGGCTTTAAAAGAGCCAAATTATCCAAAAAACAATCTAATGATAAATCTTCCCGGAAATATGGAAGACCCAGCTGTTGTTATTACACATAGATTTGCAAAACCTCTTGCATTTAATCCTAAAACAAATGAGAAACTAAATAATGAAACAAAAGAGCAGACTCATTTAGCAGAGTTTTTAAATGAGTTACATTATGGGCAACCTTTAAAAGTAATAGGAAGAGTCTCTTTTGGTTTAGTTGCAGTTGGAACTATGGTTTTAATTATAACTGGACTTATACTTATTACTATAATGAAATTTAAAAATCAAGGGAAAACCCAACAAGCAGTTTTCTCTAAAATCCATGTGAAAGTTTTTACTTGGGCATTTATTCCCTTTTTCTTAATTACTCTAAGCGGTGCAGTGATGAATGTAGGGTTAATAAGTTCAGCTCCTATGGCAAAAATATTAACTAAAGGTGAAGCAAATGCTATAGATGGTGTAGTAGGAACTATTTTATTCCCTCAAGCAAAACCTCTAAAAAAAGCAGAGATAAACCAGCCAATGCTTCCAATAAGTGAACTCTTAATAAAAGCTAAAAAGATTAACCCTCAATTAGATTTAAAACAAGTAAGATTAATCAATTGGAATGATAAAACAGCTCAAGTTGAAATTATTGGTTATAACCCTTATAAACCCTTTTTAAATGGTGGAATCTTTAATAAACCCTCTATAACTTTAAGTGCAACTACTGCTGAATTAATAAAAGAACAAAAAGTTATGGATAAGATTTGGCCTGTTTTTGTTGCAGAAGGACTATTTTTCTTACACTTTCTTTTTGGAATAGATATTTTTTCAAGACTTGCAGTTGCAATTATTATGTCTTTTTGTGCTCTTGCTATTGGCTTTGGGGTAATGCTTTATTTAGAAAAGAAAGCTAAAAAATATGATGGGAAAATCACTTTTTATCATTGGCTTGGAAAATTATGCTTAGCTAGTATGATAGGAGTTATTCCAGCAACTGCTTCTCTTTTTGTATTACAATGGGCTCTACCTTTTGATTTACAAGATAGAGTTTTATGGCAACAAGGAATTTTCTATAATGTGTGGTTGTTTACCCTATTTTGGTCATTTTTTAGAATAAACTCATATAAAGCTTCAAAGGAGTTTTTATTCCTAGGAGGTATCTTATTTATACTCTCTACTTTTTTTCATACTATAAATTCTAATTTTAGTCCTAGTGATTTATATATTAATGGTATGGGAAATATTTTAGGAGTAAATATCGGACT
- a CDS encoding vWA domain-containing protein, whose product MFNYLLSIRFEYPYLLVLILLFVICSLYCKAKIPTYIVPHLTIFSKTHTNTSAMQTLLKALVILGTIFALASPYRNFDTQIIKNDGIDIVLSLDTSGSMNELGFNPLNPMETRFTVVKDIVKEFIPKRVKDNISIVVFGSSVMMATPLSFDKDAQLEIIDYLDVGIVGDKTALIDSLVSSTNILKSSKAKSKVIILLSDGADNASTIPLEIALKLLKKYSIKVYTISIANSNKIILNQIAMQTEGKSFSANSKNKLNEIYEEINKLEKSEIDNNKLTFKSYLFFYPLFLAIISLIILIYLKNRE is encoded by the coding sequence ATGTTTAATTATTTACTTTCTATAAGATTTGAATACCCTTATTTACTAGTTTTGATATTACTTTTTGTTATTTGCTCTTTATATTGTAAAGCTAAAATTCCAACATATATTGTTCCTCATTTAACAATATTTTCAAAAACACATACAAATACAAGTGCCATGCAGACTCTTTTAAAAGCGCTTGTTATTTTAGGTACTATTTTTGCTTTGGCTTCACCTTATAGAAATTTTGATACTCAAATTATTAAAAATGATGGGATTGATATTGTTCTTAGTTTAGATACAAGTGGTTCTATGAATGAATTGGGTTTTAATCCTTTAAACCCTATGGAGACTAGATTTACAGTTGTAAAAGATATTGTAAAAGAGTTTATTCCTAAAAGAGTAAAAGATAATATATCAATTGTAGTTTTTGGAAGTTCAGTAATGATGGCAACACCTTTAAGTTTTGACAAAGATGCACAACTTGAAATTATTGATTATCTTGATGTTGGTATTGTAGGAGATAAAACTGCACTTATTGATTCTCTTGTTTCTTCAACAAATATACTAAAATCTTCTAAAGCTAAATCTAAAGTTATCATCTTATTAAGTGATGGAGCAGATAATGCAAGTACAATTCCTTTAGAAATAGCACTTAAACTTCTAAAAAAATATTCTATTAAAGTTTACACAATAAGTATTGCAAACTCAAATAAAATAATTCTTAACCAAATTGCTATGCAGACAGAAGGAAAATCATTTTCAGCAAATTCAAAAAATAAATTAAATGAGATTTATGAAGAGATTAATAAACTAGAAAAAAGTGAAATTGATAATAATAAGCTTACATTTAAAAGTTATTTATTTTTCTATCCACTATTTTTAGCTATCATATCACTAATCATTCTGATTTATTTAAAAAACAGAGAATAA
- a CDS encoding DUF58 domain-containing protein, which translates to MNHNLRKILIKTKREVFSENIGNNSTLLKGEGYDFLELKEYEYGEDIKNIDWVISAKFKKPYVKVFHAQRELNISIVPILSGSVYFGTKKFKQELITEICSILAYSCIKQSDPFSSYIANENLQLLTKKSKRNFAVNKMCEEIFNYKSIGKQQKIKTICEELFLKIKKRSTIFLIGDFFDIKELDLRTLNKKHEIIVIIIRDKFEEKPANLGNVNLVDPANGYNFDGNINNSLIKKYEEAVKENDHYLYEHLQKCSIRFVKIYTHEEPLAKLLRLMR; encoded by the coding sequence ATGAATCATAATTTAAGAAAAATCCTAATTAAAACAAAAAGAGAAGTCTTTTCAGAAAATATTGGAAATAACTCTACTTTACTAAAAGGTGAAGGTTATGACTTTTTAGAATTAAAAGAGTATGAGTATGGAGAAGATATTAAAAATATTGATTGGGTAATTAGTGCAAAATTCAAAAAACCATATGTGAAAGTTTTCCATGCACAAAGAGAGTTAAATATTTCAATTGTTCCTATTTTAAGTGGTTCTGTATATTTTGGAACTAAAAAATTCAAACAAGAGCTTATTACGGAGATTTGTTCAATTCTTGCTTACTCATGTATTAAACAAAGTGACCCTTTTAGTTCATATATTGCAAATGAAAACCTTCAATTACTTACAAAAAAATCAAAAAGAAATTTTGCAGTAAATAAAATGTGTGAAGAGATTTTTAATTATAAATCTATTGGAAAACAACAAAAAATAAAAACTATTTGTGAAGAACTTTTTTTAAAAATAAAAAAGAGATCTACAATATTCTTAATAGGAGACTTTTTTGATATAAAAGAGTTAGATTTAAGAACATTAAATAAAAAACATGAAATCATAGTAATTATTATAAGGGATAAATTTGAAGAAAAACCTGCAAACTTAGGAAATGTAAATTTAGTTGACCCTGCAAATGGTTATAATTTTGATGGGAATATTAATAACTCTTTAATAAAAAAATATGAAGAAGCAGTAAAAGAAAACGACCACTATTTATATGAACATCTACAAAAGTGTTCAATTAGATTTGTAAAAATATATACCCATGAAGAACCTCTTGCAAAACTTTTAAGGCTAATGAGATGA
- a CDS encoding AAA family ATPase gives MLNSKIEEIKIELSKVIVGQNEMIDALLIGLFTNGHILLEGVPGLAKTTTVKALADIINLNFKRVQFTPDLLPSDIIGAQIYDMKTGEFKIKKGPIFTNLLLADEINRAPAKVQSALLEVMQERQVTIAEDSFKVDSPFLVLATQNPIEQEGAYTLPEAQLDRFMFKIVVGYNTKEEEFEIAKRVTSTQSISLNKVLDKETLSLIKEEIAKVHIDEELEKYIVDIVCATREPKEYGLEEIADYIQFGASPRATIDMFKAVKAMAYIRGNDYVSPIDIALVVKAILRHRIILSYEAEAMQKTTDELIQKIMEKIDIP, from the coding sequence ACAAATGGTCATATCCTTTTAGAAGGAGTACCAGGTCTTGCAAAAACAACTACAGTAAAAGCTCTTGCAGATATTATAAACCTTAATTTTAAAAGAGTTCAATTTACTCCTGATTTATTACCAAGTGATATTATTGGTGCACAAATTTATGATATGAAAACAGGTGAATTTAAAATAAAAAAAGGACCTATTTTTACAAATCTTTTACTAGCAGATGAAATAAATAGAGCTCCTGCAAAAGTACAATCTGCACTTTTAGAGGTTATGCAAGAAAGACAAGTAACAATAGCAGAAGATAGTTTTAAAGTTGATTCTCCTTTCTTAGTATTAGCAACACAAAACCCCATTGAACAAGAAGGAGCATATACACTTCCTGAAGCACAGCTTGATAGATTTATGTTTAAAATTGTTGTGGGATACAACACAAAGGAAGAAGAGTTTGAAATAGCTAAAAGAGTTACCTCAACACAAAGTATTTCATTAAATAAAGTTTTAGATAAAGAGACTCTATCTTTAATAAAAGAAGAAATTGCAAAAGTTCATATAGATGAAGAGCTTGAAAAATATATTGTAGATATTGTTTGTGCAACAAGAGAACCCAAAGAGTATGGTTTAGAAGAGATTGCTGATTATATTCAATTTGGAGCAAGTCCAAGAGCTACTATAGATATGTTTAAAGCAGTTAAAGCAATGGCTTACATTAGAGGAAATGATTATGTAAGTCCTATTGATATTGCTCTTGTAGTAAAAGCTATTTTAAGACATAGAATTATTCTAAGTTATGAAGCAGAAGCTATGCAAAAAACTACAGATGAATTAATTCAAAAAATCATGGAAAAAATAGATATCCCTTAG
- a CDS encoding TonB-dependent siderophore receptor: MKLYFSKRNISIYLSSLLIASTSLFANDTEKETKKLDTVTIVGSQASNYISMDEPSINRTNIDIEDSAKSIQIFNENFIEDYQPQTLDDIIKMSSNTTYQGNNHGRSIEIGMRGFSNVPILIDSMKITNSTANQELYNLQAIEVLKGPDSLQYGESSPGGLINLVKKKPQKQEHGEVQLKIDEHTAYTTNADFGGGLNNDSSLRYRVVTSLKHGEDYTNSNTDINRLFIAPTIAYDINDNHSFSIMAEYLKEKSPSSFGTYITSKGKLIAPIENISSNPDEEFKKTQKIIGFDLDSNFDTWNSNFKYRYIDYVGFNGDVHMPFAYNEATDKVKRVYAYQRQEFSEHALQYTLNKELNIFNVKNNISLGADYNKAYSRTFMHFDPFTAYNLDLSNPDYEDLTSLSDHPTARDMTSEKIYNKSWGIFLQDSIHLSDNLILNAGVRYSESKPKDGQKSDALTPSLGLVYKVTPSTSVYANYSESFTPNTNMDENDKILDPEEGKGYEIGIKQKFLNDKLNLTAAIFKIEKENVPLVQGLAPNTYYKASGKQESQGIEFDLTGQITSDWAIVASYGYTKTKDLDNDNNRLKNIPTHTANIFTTYHLSSFNLPNTYIGGGARFLGSRYTTDANDLKLDSEIIYNATLGYKKGNWKASLNVQNLTDEEYVEGAILSPRVYTGTPRTIMATISYKF; the protein is encoded by the coding sequence ATGAAATTATATTTTTCTAAAAGAAATATATCAATCTACCTTTCTAGTTTATTAATTGCTAGTACATCATTATTCGCAAATGATACAGAAAAAGAGACAAAAAAATTAGATACAGTAACTATTGTTGGTTCACAAGCTTCAAATTATATAAGTATGGATGAACCTTCTATAAATAGAACAAATATTGATATAGAAGATAGTGCAAAATCTATTCAAATCTTCAATGAAAATTTTATTGAAGATTATCAGCCTCAAACACTAGATGACATAATTAAAATGTCTTCAAACACTACTTATCAAGGTAACAATCATGGAAGAAGTATTGAAATAGGAATGAGAGGATTTTCAAATGTTCCTATTTTAATAGATAGTATGAAAATTACAAATAGTACTGCAAACCAAGAACTATATAATTTACAAGCTATTGAAGTATTAAAAGGTCCAGACTCATTGCAGTATGGAGAGTCAAGTCCAGGTGGTTTAATTAATTTAGTAAAGAAAAAACCTCAAAAACAAGAACATGGAGAAGTTCAACTTAAAATTGATGAACATACAGCATATACTACAAATGCAGATTTTGGAGGAGGTCTAAATAATGATTCATCATTAAGATATCGAGTTGTAACAAGTCTAAAACATGGAGAAGACTATACTAACTCAAATACAGATATAAATAGATTATTTATTGCTCCAACTATTGCATACGATATTAATGATAATCATAGTTTCTCTATTATGGCTGAATATTTAAAAGAGAAATCACCCTCTTCTTTTGGTACATATATAACTAGCAAAGGAAAACTTATAGCTCCTATTGAGAATATTAGCTCAAACCCAGATGAAGAATTCAAAAAAACTCAAAAGATAATAGGTTTTGATTTAGATAGTAATTTTGATACTTGGAACTCTAATTTCAAATATAGATATATTGATTATGTGGGATTTAATGGTGATGTTCATATGCCCTTTGCTTATAATGAAGCTACTGATAAGGTAAAAAGAGTTTATGCTTATCAACGACAAGAGTTTTCAGAGCATGCCCTACAATATACTTTAAACAAAGAGTTAAATATTTTTAATGTAAAAAATAATATTAGTTTAGGTGCTGATTATAATAAAGCTTATTCAAGAACTTTTATGCATTTTGACCCATTTACTGCTTATAATCTTGACTTAAGTAATCCAGATTATGAAGACCTAACTTCTTTATCTGACCATCCAACAGCTAGAGATATGACAAGTGAAAAAATATATAACAAATCTTGGGGTATTTTCTTACAAGATAGTATTCATTTAAGTGATAATTTAATCCTTAATGCGGGAGTAAGATATAGTGAATCAAAACCAAAAGATGGACAGAAAAGTGATGCCTTAACACCTTCATTAGGTTTAGTATATAAAGTTACTCCTAGTACATCAGTTTATGCAAACTATTCTGAATCATTTACTCCAAATACAAATATGGATGAAAATGACAAAATTCTTGACCCTGAAGAGGGGAAAGGTTATGAAATAGGTATTAAACAAAAGTTCTTAAATGACAAACTAAATCTTACTGCTGCAATTTTTAAAATTGAAAAAGAGAATGTTCCTTTAGTACAAGGTCTTGCTCCAAATACATATTATAAAGCAAGTGGAAAACAAGAGTCTCAAGGTATAGAATTTGACCTAACAGGACAAATTACTTCTGATTGGGCAATTGTTGCTTCATATGGTTATACAAAAACTAAAGACTTAGATAATGATAATAATAGACTGAAAAATATTCCAACACATACTGCAAATATTTTTACAACATATCATCTAAGTTCATTTAATCTTCCAAACACATATATAGGTGGTGGTGCTAGATTTTTAGGAAGTAGATATACAACTGATGCAAATGATTTAAAACTTGATTCTGAAATTATTTATAACGCAACACTTGGATATAAAAAAGGAAATTGGAAAGCAAGTTTAAATGTACAAAACTTAACAGATGAAGAGTATGTAGAAGGAGCTATTCTATCTCCAAGAGTATATACGGGTACGCCAAGAACAATTATGGCAACAATAAGCTATAAATTCTAA